Proteins from one Clostridia bacterium genomic window:
- a CDS encoding aldo/keto reductase — translation MDYRILGNSKLKVSRLCFGSLTIGPLQANLGLQEGTAVIKTAFDMGVNFIDTAELYGTYDYIRKAVKGRRGDIIISTKCYAYTREGAEKSLKKALEELDTDYIDIFSLHEQESELTLKGHQEAIEYFVKAKEKGYIRSFGISTHAIAAVKASLKYKEIEVLHPIVNKRGLGIIDGNINGMLDAVAEACKAGKGIFSMKPLGGGNMIKESGECFDFVLSNDNLHSIAVGMQSDEEVMNNVMVFEGKRVPEDIRAKLIEKKRKLLIDSWCRGCGSCSKKCAQKALTIEKGKAVVDPSKCVLCGYCSAYCPDFCIKII, via the coding sequence ATGGATTATAGGATTTTGGGGAATTCAAAACTAAAGGTTTCGAGACTCTGCTTCGGCAGTCTGACAATAGGGCCTCTTCAGGCCAACTTGGGACTTCAGGAGGGGACTGCTGTCATAAAGACTGCCTTTGATATGGGAGTAAACTTTATAGACACAGCCGAGCTGTATGGAACATATGATTATATAAGAAAAGCGGTAAAGGGTAGAAGAGGGGATATAATAATATCAACCAAGTGTTATGCATATACTCGGGAAGGCGCTGAGAAAAGCCTTAAGAAAGCACTGGAGGAGCTGGATACTGATTACATTGATATATTTTCACTCCACGAGCAGGAAAGTGAGCTTACTCTGAAAGGACATCAGGAAGCAATTGAGTACTTTGTTAAAGCAAAGGAAAAGGGCTATATAAGAAGCTTCGGAATCTCTACCCATGCCATTGCAGCTGTAAAAGCTTCACTAAAATACAAAGAGATTGAAGTACTGCATCCCATAGTGAACAAGCGGGGTTTAGGAATAATAGACGGTAATATAAACGGAATGCTGGATGCCGTCGCTGAGGCTTGCAAGGCAGGGAAAGGCATTTTTTCCATGAAGCCGCTGGGTGGAGGAAATATGATAAAAGAAAGCGGTGAGTGCTTTGACTTTGTGCTTTCCAATGATAATTTGCACTCAATAGCAGTGGGAATGCAGAGTGATGAGGAAGTAATGAACAATGTGATGGTTTTTGAGGGAAAAAGAGTACCGGAGGACATAAGAGCAAAGCTAATTGAGAAAAAAAGAAAGCTTTTGATTGATTCTTGGTGCCGTGGCTGCGGAAGCTGCAGCAAAAAGTGCGCACAGAAGGCTCTGACAATTGAAAAGGGCAAAGCAGTCGTGGACCCTTCCAAATGTGTACTTTGCGGTTACTGCAGTGCTTATTGTCCTGATTTTTGCATAAAAATAATATAA
- the ruvX gene encoding Holliday junction resolvase RuvX: MRIMGLDLGDATIGVAASDELGMMAHGITTIRRKSINYDIDSLKNIICEKNIKRIVIGLPKNMNNTIGPRGEKTIEFVQILKENFPGMEIDMWDERLTTCAAERTLIEADVRRKDRKKVIDKLAAVLILQGYLDNMKN; encoded by the coding sequence ATGAGAATAATGGGCTTGGATCTGGGAGATGCCACAATCGGGGTAGCTGCGAGCGACGAATTGGGTATGATGGCACATGGAATTACTACAATAAGAAGAAAGAGCATTAATTATGATATTGATAGTTTAAAAAACATTATTTGTGAGAAAAATATAAAAAGAATCGTAATCGGATTACCCAAGAATATGAATAACACCATTGGACCAAGAGGCGAGAAGACAATAGAATTTGTGCAGATTTTGAAAGAGAATTTTCCCGGGATGGAAATTGATATGTGGGACGAAAGGCTTACAACCTGCGCTGCTGAAAGGACACTTATTGAGGCTGACGTGAGGAGGAAGGACAGAAAGAAAGTAATTGACAAACTGGCTGCGGTGTTGATATTGCAGGGGTATCTGGATAATATGAAAAATTAA
- a CDS encoding DUF1292 domain-containing protein — MSDEMDIILLYDEDGNETEFEVVATLEVDENEYAILLPRDDTRDPEAEEVDEAYVLRIEQDENGEDILIGIDEEEELNMVIEAYEELVKEESN, encoded by the coding sequence ATGAGTGATGAAATGGACATAATCCTGCTTTATGATGAAGACGGCAATGAAACAGAGTTTGAGGTTGTCGCTACTCTGGAAGTGGATGAGAATGAATATGCAATACTGCTGCCGAGAGATGACACAAGGGATCCGGAAGCTGAAGAAGTGGATGAGGCATATGTCTTAAGGATTGAACAGGATGAAAACGGAGAAGACATACTAATTGGCATAGATGAAGAAGAAGAGCTCAACATGGTAATTGAAGCTTATGAAGAATTAGTAAAAGAAGAATCAAATTAG